One genomic segment of Thalassospiraceae bacterium LMO-SO8 includes these proteins:
- a CDS encoding HAMP domain-containing sensor histidine kinase yields the protein MSELAAVKSLRYRYVLGLAAIALLVTASFVTMHFIIDKQSDYAHLIFVAGGQNGQANRIAHFAGQMAFAQDEYEYEISRAQLGRAANAMQRAHLLLLTGDADAGIPQVMTADLETIYFDNTVGLDLAVNRFLGHARDIYAMRFGDLRFNTSSYVYLINYGPHVLEPMLNSAVEAYEAFSRSAIGRIKRFETGLWICALLALLGEALFIYRPLESKVRATVLELETKNNELRRTIMDIAQAQTAMERQKNRAERANRAKTEFLSNMSHELRTPLNAIIGFSGSLKEGVYGPLANDRQEDCLRDINASGSHLLSLINDILDLSAAETQQLHLSETEIDLNRVVFETFRMVDGDVARKGIHLNADIAPNLPGLIADERRIKQILLNLLSNAVKFTGTAGRVTVEALPLDGGGLRLAVADTGIGMDGEELETALSRFGQVGHTMTRDHQGTGLGLPLAIELAKIHGAATEVVSAKGRGTRVNVDFPPSRVSAQAAAQRPSLPRLTVV from the coding sequence ATGTCGGAGCTGGCGGCTGTCAAAAGCCTGCGATATCGCTACGTCCTGGGACTGGCGGCGATCGCCTTATTGGTCACGGCGTCGTTCGTCACCATGCATTTCATCATCGACAAGCAATCGGACTACGCACATCTGATCTTCGTCGCCGGAGGCCAGAACGGGCAGGCCAACCGCATCGCCCATTTCGCGGGGCAAATGGCCTTCGCCCAGGACGAATACGAATACGAAATTTCCCGCGCCCAGTTGGGCCGTGCCGCCAACGCCATGCAGCGGGCACACCTGCTGCTGCTGACCGGCGACGCCGACGCCGGCATCCCCCAGGTCATGACCGCGGACCTGGAAACCATCTATTTCGACAACACCGTCGGCCTGGACCTGGCGGTCAACCGTTTCCTCGGCCACGCGCGGGACATCTACGCCATGCGGTTCGGCGATCTTCGGTTCAATACGTCATCCTACGTCTACCTGATCAACTACGGCCCGCATGTGCTGGAACCCATGCTGAATTCCGCGGTCGAAGCCTACGAAGCCTTTTCCCGAAGCGCGATCGGACGGATCAAGCGGTTCGAGACGGGGCTGTGGATTTGCGCGCTCCTGGCCCTACTCGGCGAAGCACTGTTCATCTACCGCCCCCTTGAATCGAAGGTCCGCGCGACGGTTCTGGAACTGGAAACCAAAAACAACGAGCTGCGCCGCACCATCATGGACATCGCCCAGGCCCAGACCGCGATGGAACGCCAGAAGAACCGCGCCGAGCGCGCCAACCGGGCGAAGACCGAGTTCCTGTCCAACATGAGCCACGAACTGCGCACGCCGCTGAACGCCATCATCGGGTTTTCCGGTTCGCTCAAGGAAGGCGTCTACGGGCCGCTTGCCAACGACCGCCAGGAAGATTGCCTGCGCGACATCAATGCCTCCGGCAGCCATCTCCTGTCCCTGATCAACGACATCCTGGATCTGTCGGCGGCCGAGACGCAGCAGTTGCACCTGAGCGAGACCGAGATCGATCTGAACCGGGTGGTCTTCGAAACTTTCCGCATGGTCGACGGCGACGTGGCGCGCAAGGGCATCCACCTGAACGCCGACATCGCGCCCAACCTGCCCGGCCTGATCGCCGACGAACGGCGGATCAAGCAGATCCTGCTGAACCTTTTGTCCAATGCGGTGAAGTTCACCGGCACCGCCGGGCGGGTCACGGTCGAGGCTCTGCCGCTGGACGGCGGCGGATTGCGCCTTGCCGTCGCGGATACGGGCATCGGCATGGACGGGGAGGAACTGGAAACCGCCCTGTCGCGGTTCGGGCAGGTCGGCCATACCATGACCCGCGACCATCAGGGCACGGGCCTCGGCCTGCCGCTCGCCATCGAGCTGGCGAAAATCCATGGCGCGGCCACCGAGGTCGTCAGCGCCAAGGGCAGGGGAACACGCGTGAACGTCGACTTTCCGCCGTCCCGGGTGTCCGCCCAGGCGGCGGCGCAACGCCCTTCGCTGCCGCGCCTGACCGTGGTGTGA
- a CDS encoding aspartate kinase, producing the protein MALIVQKFGGTSVADVDRIKAVAQRVKSEIDAGHQIAVVVSAMAGVTNQLVKYVDDISKLYDAREYDAVVASGEQVTSGLLALALQDIGVSARSWQGWQIPIHTNDVHAKARISSIDTDKIQARLELGEVVVVPGFQGVAPDGRITTLGRGGSDTSAVALAAALKAHRCDIYTDVDGVYTCDPRIVTKARKLSKITYEEMLEMASQGAKVLQTRAVEMAMNHGVRTEVRSSFSAERGTLVVNEEEIVEKQVVSGIAYSRDEAKITLVRVADRPGVAAGIFGPLAEASVNVDMIVQNVSADGKATDMTFTVTKADLERTKSIIQSKKDEIGYEDLIAKDGVVKISIIGVGMRSHAGVAQTMFRTLADKGINIQVISTSEIKVSVLIAEEYTELAVRALHTAYGLDAA; encoded by the coding sequence ATGGCGTTGATCGTGCAGAAATTCGGCGGCACTTCGGTGGCTGACGTCGACCGCATCAAGGCGGTGGCGCAGCGCGTCAAATCCGAGATCGACGCGGGCCACCAGATTGCCGTGGTGGTGTCGGCCATGGCCGGGGTGACCAACCAGCTCGTCAAATACGTGGACGACATTTCCAAACTCTACGATGCCCGGGAATACGACGCCGTCGTCGCCTCCGGCGAACAGGTGACGTCGGGTCTTCTCGCCCTCGCGTTGCAGGATATCGGCGTTTCCGCGCGATCCTGGCAGGGCTGGCAAATTCCCATCCACACCAACGACGTCCATGCCAAGGCGCGCATCAGCAGCATCGACACGGACAAAATTCAGGCGCGCCTGGAATTGGGCGAGGTCGTGGTCGTCCCCGGGTTCCAGGGCGTGGCCCCGGACGGCCGCATCACCACCTTGGGCCGCGGCGGCTCGGACACCTCGGCGGTGGCGCTCGCGGCGGCGCTCAAGGCGCACCGTTGCGACATCTACACGGACGTCGACGGGGTCTATACCTGTGACCCCCGGATCGTCACCAAGGCCCGCAAGCTGAGCAAGATCACTTACGAGGAAATGCTGGAGATGGCCTCCCAGGGCGCGAAGGTCCTACAGACCCGCGCCGTGGAGATGGCCATGAACCACGGGGTGCGCACGGAGGTCCGGTCGAGCTTCTCCGCCGAGCGCGGCACCCTGGTTGTGAACGAGGAAGAAATCGTGGAAAAGCAAGTCGTCAGCGGTATCGCCTATTCCCGGGACGAGGCCAAGATCACCCTGGTCCGCGTCGCCGACCGGCCCGGCGTGGCGGCCGGCATCTTCGGCCCGCTCGCGGAGGCCAGCGTCAACGTCGACATGATCGTGCAGAACGTGTCCGCCGACGGCAAGGCCACGGACATGACCTTTACGGTGACCAAGGCCGATCTGGAACGCACCAAGTCGATCATCCAGTCGAAAAAGGACGAAATCGGCTATGAGGACCTGATCGCCAAGGACGGCGTGGTGAAAATTTCCATTATCGGCGTCGGCATGCGATCGCATGCGGGGGTCGCCCAGACCATGTTCCGCACCCTGGCTGACAAGGGCATCAACATCCAGGTGATCTCGACCTCGGAAATCAAGGTCAGCGTGCTGATCGCCGAGGAATATACCGAACTGGCGGTGCGCGCCCTGCATACGGCCTACGGGCTGGACGCCGCCTAA
- a CDS encoding NAD(P)-dependent oxidoreductase — MNLGYIGLGMMGGALARRLMRDHKLRVFDLNRAAVDGFAAEGAQPVQDPASLARECDIILTCLPTSTEVRQAIFGPGGLIEGLTPGKLIVDQTTGDPNETRAMAAELAEKGIGLIDAPVSGGPHGAEAGTIAIMAGGPKDQFDKVRPYLETISPNIFHCGDVGAGHTMKLVNNVTSASIRIATFEAVTMGMKNGLSLDTMIEVLSKGSGQSNASKISLVRIRDHAPGTFAMDLMHKDVRLACQLGNDSGVPMMASNLTREFFQAGMQMLGPKASCDDIIKVLERNAGVSFTD; from the coding sequence ATGAATTTGGGATACATCGGGCTCGGCATGATGGGCGGCGCGCTGGCGCGGCGGCTGATGCGGGACCACAAGCTGCGCGTGTTCGACCTGAACCGCGCGGCCGTCGACGGCTTCGCCGCCGAGGGCGCCCAGCCGGTCCAGGATCCCGCGTCCCTGGCCCGCGAATGCGACATCATTCTGACCTGCCTGCCGACCTCGACCGAGGTCCGGCAGGCGATCTTCGGCCCCGGCGGCCTGATCGAGGGGCTGACGCCCGGCAAGCTGATCGTCGACCAGACCACGGGCGACCCCAACGAGACCCGCGCCATGGCCGCGGAGCTTGCGGAAAAGGGCATCGGCCTGATCGACGCGCCGGTGTCCGGCGGCCCCCACGGGGCCGAGGCCGGCACCATCGCCATCATGGCCGGCGGCCCCAAGGACCAGTTCGACAAGGTCCGCCCCTATCTGGAAACCATCAGCCCCAACATCTTCCACTGCGGCGACGTCGGCGCCGGGCACACCATGAAGCTGGTCAACAACGTGACAAGTGCGTCGATCCGCATCGCCACCTTCGAGGCGGTGACCATGGGCATGAAGAACGGGCTGAGCCTGGACACTATGATCGAGGTGTTGAGCAAGGGATCTGGGCAGAGCAACGCGTCCAAAATCTCCCTGGTGCGCATCCGCGACCATGCGCCCGGCACCTTCGCCATGGATCTGATGCACAAGGACGTGCGTCTGGCCTGTCAGCTGGGCAACGATTCCGGCGTACCCATGATGGCGTCGAACCTGACGCGCGAGTTCTTTCAGGCGGGCATGCAGATGCTCGGCCCCAAGGCGAGCTGCGACGACATCATCAAGGTTCTGGAGCGCAATGCCGGGGTCTCGTTCACGGACTGA
- a CDS encoding outer membrane beta-barrel protein: MYQLRKILAAGAVALAAFAVTGTAQAQSPGPYISGALGVTQPSDWDITGGTVNTKQESDPGFAGAIALGTTFSDNWRAEGELSYSNANVDSFSGTNGSGETSMFGLMFNGLYDFKTNSRWTPYIGAGIGAAVIKASDLSPVGGSRISKSDQVFAYQGIAGVSYKIDDQLGLFTEYRYVGTADRDLRTDSGIDVESDSGEHRIMVGLRWSFGAPKPMPKAEPQPVPVQAPAPAPKPMAAPAPAPEAPRNYLVFFDWDKADLTADAQAIIKAAAANAKTMTVTRIETTGHADRSGTDAYNLRLSKRRAEAVMGELARLGIPAREIVVRWKGEREPLVQTPDGAREPQNRRVEVILSK, encoded by the coding sequence GTGTACCAACTCAGAAAAATTCTCGCCGCCGGCGCAGTGGCGCTCGCGGCCTTCGCTGTAACCGGAACCGCCCAGGCGCAGTCGCCCGGCCCCTATATCTCTGGCGCGCTCGGGGTGACCCAGCCAAGCGACTGGGACATCACCGGCGGTACCGTCAACACGAAGCAGGAATCCGATCCGGGCTTCGCCGGCGCCATTGCGCTGGGCACGACGTTTTCCGACAACTGGCGGGCCGAGGGCGAACTGTCCTACAGCAACGCCAACGTGGATTCGTTCTCCGGCACCAATGGGTCGGGCGAAACCTCCATGTTCGGGCTGATGTTCAACGGCTTGTACGACTTCAAAACGAATTCCCGATGGACGCCTTATATCGGCGCCGGTATTGGTGCCGCGGTGATCAAAGCCAGCGATCTGTCGCCGGTCGGCGGCTCGCGCATTTCGAAAAGCGATCAGGTGTTCGCCTACCAGGGCATCGCCGGTGTGAGCTATAAGATCGACGATCAACTGGGCCTGTTCACGGAATACCGATATGTCGGCACCGCGGACCGCGACCTGCGGACCGATTCCGGTATCGACGTAGAGTCCGATTCGGGTGAACACCGCATCATGGTCGGCCTGCGCTGGTCCTTCGGCGCGCCGAAGCCCATGCCGAAGGCCGAACCCCAGCCGGTTCCCGTTCAGGCTCCGGCCCCTGCGCCGAAGCCCATGGCCGCGCCGGCCCCCGCGCCGGAAGCGCCGCGCAATTATCTGGTGTTCTTCGATTGGGACAAGGCGGATCTGACCGCCGACGCCCAGGCGATCATCAAGGCCGCCGCCGCCAACGCCAAGACCATGACCGTGACCCGCATCGAAACCACGGGCCATGCGGATAGGTCGGGCACGGACGCCTATAACCTGCGTCTGTCCAAGCGCCGCGCCGAAGCGGTGATGGGCGAACTGGCCCGCCTGGGCATTCCCGCGCGCGAGATCGTCGTGCGCTGGAAGGGTGAGCGCGAACCCCTGGTGCAGACGCCGGATGGCGCGCGCGAGCCGCAGAACCGGCGCGTCGAGGTCATTCTCAGCAAATAA
- a CDS encoding TauD/TfdA family dioxygenase translates to MAVTVKQLHPMFVGEIQGIDLSKPMSDATFAEIQAAIDTNAVLIFHGPTLDEDAQAAFAERFGPLYADNRLLKTGLKDRIGPKLVDISNLNEKNETMDRGDRRRMFGLANQLWHTDASFKKVTAKYSLLHAHTVVPEGGETQFADMRAAYDALPQKMKDRIEDLVAEHCIATSRAQLGFTEFSDEERAALPPVHHSLVRVHPATGRRALYLASHASHIVGMPLPEGRMLIRDLMEHATQPEFVHTHTWQVGDVVIWDNRCTMHRARPYDLDTYRRDMRRATVMDPDYMENAAQKTA, encoded by the coding sequence ATGGCCGTCACCGTGAAACAACTGCATCCCATGTTCGTGGGCGAGATCCAGGGCATCGACCTGTCGAAACCCATGAGCGACGCCACCTTCGCCGAGATCCAGGCCGCCATCGACACCAACGCCGTGCTGATCTTCCACGGGCCGACCCTCGACGAGGATGCCCAAGCCGCCTTCGCCGAACGGTTCGGGCCGCTTTACGCCGACAACCGGCTGCTCAAGACCGGGCTCAAGGACCGCATCGGGCCCAAACTGGTCGATATCTCGAACCTGAACGAGAAAAACGAGACCATGGACCGCGGTGACCGTCGGCGCATGTTCGGGCTGGCCAATCAACTGTGGCACACGGATGCCTCGTTCAAGAAGGTGACGGCGAAATATTCCCTGCTGCATGCCCATACGGTGGTGCCCGAGGGCGGCGAGACCCAGTTCGCCGACATGCGCGCCGCCTATGACGCCCTGCCGCAGAAGATGAAGGACCGCATCGAGGATCTGGTGGCCGAGCACTGCATCGCCACCTCGCGCGCCCAGTTGGGCTTCACCGAATTTTCCGACGAGGAGCGCGCCGCCCTGCCGCCGGTCCATCACAGCCTGGTCCGCGTCCACCCGGCGACCGGGCGCAGGGCGCTCTATCTCGCGTCCCATGCCTCGCACATCGTCGGCATGCCCCTGCCCGAGGGCCGCATGCTGATCCGCGACCTGATGGAGCACGCAACCCAGCCCGAGTTCGTCCATACCCATACCTGGCAGGTCGGCGACGTGGTGATCTGGGACAACCGCTGCACCATGCACCGGGCCCGGCCCTACGATCTGGATACTTATCGCCGGGACATGCGCCGCGCCACGGTCATGGACCCTGACTACATGGAAAACGCCGCCCAGAAGACCGCGTAA
- a CDS encoding SAM-dependent methyltransferase has product MSDTPHHLKFKVPSTWVTRFAPLVPLNDPSGGRVLDLAAGGGRHARHFLERGHPVIVADKDVSALADLARDERAEVVEIDLEDGKPWPFPPGAFAGIVVSNYLFRSHFDGLTGSLAPGGVLLYETFARGNETFGRPRNPDHLLKSGELLDLVRGRLQVVAYEHGQTDEAPPGVKQRICAVNDLGLSERDDGEPSPHPLMP; this is encoded by the coding sequence ATGTCAGACACCCCCCACCACCTGAAGTTCAAGGTGCCCTCGACCTGGGTGACCCGGTTCGCCCCCCTGGTGCCCCTGAACGATCCCTCCGGCGGCAGGGTGCTTGATCTCGCCGCCGGCGGCGGCCGCCACGCGCGCCATTTCCTGGAGCGGGGCCATCCGGTGATCGTCGCGGACAAGGACGTCTCGGCGCTGGCCGACCTGGCCCGCGACGAACGGGCCGAGGTCGTGGAGATCGACCTGGAGGACGGCAAGCCCTGGCCCTTCCCGCCCGGTGCCTTCGCCGGCATCGTGGTCAGCAACTATCTGTTCCGCTCGCATTTCGACGGCCTGACCGGATCGTTGGCGCCCGGCGGCGTGCTGCTGTACGAAACCTTCGCCCGCGGCAACGAGACCTTCGGGCGGCCGCGCAATCCGGACCATCTGTTGAAATCAGGCGAGTTGCTGGACCTGGTGCGGGGGCGACTGCAAGTCGTCGCCTATGAACACGGGCAGACCGACGAAGCCCCCCCCGGCGTGAAACAGCGGATCTGCGCCGTCAACGACCTGGGACTGTCGGAACGCGACGACGGCGAACCGTCTCCCCATCCCCTGATGCCCTAA
- the ubiG gene encoding bifunctional 2-polyprenyl-6-hydroxyphenol methylase/3-demethylubiquinol 3-O-methyltransferase UbiG, whose translation MTAQTAAKTSPRPTTADDGEVARFQAIADQWWDAKGKFRPLHRINPVRIAYIRDRVAAHFGLDAGKSEPLSGLTLLDIGCGGGLLAEPMTRLGARVTGIDAGEKNVAVAKLHAEQMGLDIDYRHVLPEDMAEDGAGLGQTYDVVLNMEVVEHVADLDAFLAASAGLVRPGGCMVVTTLNRTLKSLALAKVGAEYILRWLPVGTHDWRKFVRPSELAEGLAAHGVRLADLEGMVFNPFSDTWRLDAKDLAVNYLAFCVKDPG comes from the coding sequence ATGACCGCCCAGACCGCCGCGAAGACATCGCCCCGACCGACCACCGCCGATGACGGCGAGGTTGCCCGCTTTCAGGCCATCGCCGACCAATGGTGGGACGCCAAGGGCAAGTTCCGTCCGCTGCACCGCATCAACCCGGTGCGCATCGCCTATATCCGTGACCGGGTGGCGGCCCATTTCGGCCTGGACGCGGGCAAGTCGGAGCCGCTATCGGGGCTCACGCTGCTCGATATCGGGTGCGGCGGCGGCCTGCTGGCCGAGCCCATGACCCGGCTGGGCGCCAGGGTCACGGGCATCGACGCCGGCGAAAAGAACGTCGCCGTGGCGAAACTGCATGCCGAGCAGATGGGCCTGGACATCGATTACCGCCACGTCCTGCCCGAAGACATGGCCGAAGATGGAGCCGGCCTGGGCCAAACCTACGACGTGGTCCTGAACATGGAGGTCGTCGAACATGTCGCCGACCTGGACGCCTTCCTGGCCGCCTCGGCGGGGCTGGTGCGGCCCGGCGGCTGCATGGTGGTGACGACCCTGAACCGCACGCTCAAGTCCCTGGCCTTGGCCAAGGTCGGGGCCGAATACATCCTGCGCTGGCTACCCGTGGGCACCCATGATTGGCGCAAGTTCGTGCGCCCGTCGGAACTGGCGGAGGGGCTGGCGGCCCATGGCGTGCGCCTCGCCGATCTGGAGGGCATGGTGTTCAACCCGTTCAGCGACACCTGGCGCCTGGATGCGAAAGACCTTGCCGTCAACTATCTGGCGTTCTGCGTGAAGGACCCGGGCTAG
- a CDS encoding DUF1178 family protein, giving the protein MIRYRLICSQDHEFDAWFRDGAGYERQVKRQQVTCPHCGDVDVTKAMMAPGIAKSANTDKFAEAKAHEVARRILTAVGKLRDNVEQEFDYVGDQFADEARAIHYGDAEERGIYGEASDDDAAELEEEGIEFFRLPNRPQRRDN; this is encoded by the coding sequence ATGATCCGCTATCGACTGATTTGCAGCCAGGACCACGAATTCGACGCCTGGTTCCGTGACGGCGCCGGTTACGAACGCCAGGTCAAGCGCCAGCAGGTGACCTGCCCCCATTGCGGCGACGTCGATGTGACCAAGGCGATGATGGCGCCGGGCATCGCCAAGTCAGCCAACACGGACAAGTTCGCCGAAGCCAAGGCGCACGAGGTCGCACGACGCATCCTGACCGCCGTCGGCAAGCTGCGCGACAATGTCGAACAGGAATTCGACTATGTCGGCGACCAGTTCGCCGACGAAGCCCGCGCCATTCATTACGGCGACGCCGAGGAGCGCGGCATCTACGGCGAGGCGTCGGACGATGACGCCGCCGAGCTGGAGGAAGAAGGCATCGAATTCTTCCGCCTGCCGAACCGCCCCCAGCGCCGCGACAACTGA
- a CDS encoding LysR substrate-binding domain-containing protein has translation MRLNLRQVEAFRAVFQTGSMTAAGDLMGISQPAVSRLIRDLEAEIGLPLFERAAGRVIATPDAVALFREVERSFHGLDRVARAAAELRQRRQGELRIAASVAPSFFCLPPVIRAFHAAWPGVALSLKTGTSPEVLDLVAMQQCDLGVAVVPTDAPGVVTRALPVHEAVCVLPDGHGLAAKPVIGPKDLDGVPLLVLSDYSRLQQQFMACLDAAGVSPNVVFESSFSASICPLIADGVGVGVLDPLTARAHADRGVVLRPFRPAVTYELKAIFPATRPMGERAAAFTKLLDGHLSAIGPLDGSR, from the coding sequence ATGCGCCTCAATCTGCGTCAGGTCGAAGCCTTCCGCGCCGTGTTCCAGACCGGCAGCATGACCGCCGCCGGGGACCTGATGGGAATTTCCCAGCCGGCGGTCAGCCGCCTGATCCGGGACCTGGAGGCGGAAATCGGCCTGCCCCTGTTCGAACGCGCGGCCGGGCGGGTGATCGCGACTCCCGACGCCGTTGCCCTGTTCCGCGAGGTCGAGCGCAGCTTCCACGGCCTTGACCGTGTCGCCCGCGCGGCGGCGGAATTGCGTCAGCGCCGCCAGGGCGAATTGCGCATCGCCGCCTCGGTGGCGCCGTCGTTCTTTTGTCTGCCGCCGGTCATCCGGGCCTTTCACGCGGCCTGGCCGGGGGTGGCGTTATCGCTCAAGACCGGCACCTCGCCCGAGGTGCTCGATCTGGTCGCCATGCAGCAATGCGACCTTGGCGTCGCCGTGGTGCCGACCGACGCCCCCGGCGTCGTGACCCGCGCCCTGCCCGTGCACGAGGCGGTCTGCGTGCTGCCCGATGGTCATGGGCTGGCCGCCAAGCCGGTGATCGGGCCCAAGGACCTGGACGGCGTGCCGCTTCTGGTGTTGTCCGACTACAGCCGCCTGCAACAGCAGTTCATGGCCTGCCTGGACGCGGCGGGCGTTTCTCCGAACGTGGTGTTCGAATCCTCGTTCTCGGCGTCGATCTGCCCGCTGATCGCCGACGGCGTCGGCGTCGGCGTGCTCGACCCCCTGACGGCGCGGGCCCATGCGGACCGGGGCGTGGTGCTGCGCCCGTTCCGCCCGGCGGTAACGTATGAATTGAAGGCGATCTTCCCGGCAACACGGCCCATGGGCGAACGCGCGGCGGCGTTCACCAAACTTCTCGACGGCCACCTTTCGGCAATCGGACCTTTAGATGGTTCGCGATAA
- a CDS encoding carbon-nitrogen hydrolase family protein, protein MSATFTAALVQTNSGNDPAANGDMIVARIKEAAAMGADFVMFPEVVTLVETGAKNVAPKVTSFDADPNLPRFRAAAREAGVWVLIGSMVVEHETQDRKFANRSVLISDTGEIAATYDKIHMFDVDLENGESYRESKSYEPGTRAVVADTPWGKLGLTICYDLRFPHLYRGLAQAGAVMIAIPASFTRPTGRAHWHVLMRARAIETGCFVFAPAQTGEHMDGRKTYGHSLVVDPWGEIIADGGEDTGITLAEIDLGLVEKARAKVPSLTHDRPFDGAGTPN, encoded by the coding sequence ATGAGCGCGACCTTCACCGCCGCCCTGGTGCAGACCAATTCAGGCAACGATCCCGCCGCCAACGGCGACATGATCGTCGCCCGCATCAAGGAGGCGGCGGCCATGGGCGCCGATTTCGTGATGTTTCCCGAGGTCGTGACCCTGGTCGAGACGGGGGCCAAGAACGTGGCCCCCAAGGTGACGTCCTTCGACGCCGACCCCAACCTGCCCCGGTTCCGGGCCGCCGCCAGGGAGGCGGGGGTATGGGTGCTGATCGGCTCCATGGTGGTCGAACACGAAACCCAGGACCGCAAGTTCGCCAACCGTTCGGTGCTGATTTCCGACACGGGCGAGATCGCGGCGACCTACGACAAGATCCACATGTTCGACGTCGATCTGGAAAACGGCGAAAGCTACCGGGAAAGCAAAAGTTATGAGCCCGGGACCCGCGCCGTCGTCGCCGACACGCCCTGGGGCAAGCTGGGCCTGACCATCTGCTACGATCTGCGTTTTCCGCATCTTTATCGCGGCCTGGCCCAGGCGGGGGCCGTGATGATCGCCATCCCGGCGTCGTTCACCCGGCCCACGGGCCGCGCCCACTGGCATGTGCTGATGCGCGCCCGGGCGATCGAAACGGGCTGCTTCGTGTTCGCCCCGGCGCAGACCGGCGAACATATGGACGGGCGCAAGACCTACGGCCATTCGCTGGTGGTCGACCCCTGGGGCGAGATCATCGCCGACGGCGGCGAGGACACGGGGATCACCCTGGCCGAGATCGACCTGGGATTGGTCGAGAAGGCGCGGGCCAAGGTGCCGTCGCTGACCCATGACCGCCCGTTCGACGGGGCGGGCACGCCCAACTAA